The Arachis hypogaea cultivar Tifrunner chromosome 19, arahy.Tifrunner.gnm2.J5K5, whole genome shotgun sequence genome has a window encoding:
- the LOC112776528 gene encoding MADS-box protein SOC1 isoform X4, whose translation MCLWLKINRNKFPTTVEESPQSKLERIWIEMVRGKTEMKRIENECNRKVTFSKRRNGLLKKAHELSVLCDAQVGVIIFSQKGTLFEFSSTSSHISKILERYQEYTGEFPHNKLREDYIQKLKFDSASMEEKIEILELSRRKMLGHCLSSSSFDEIQQMEDKLHTSLQCIRVRKTQLFKEQIEQLQSKERNLLKENARLSAMYFCIYIQGLLDPIYRWDSHF comes from the exons ATGTGTTTGTGGCTCAAAATTAACAGGAATAAGTTTCCAACGACAGTTGAAGAATCTCCACAAAGCAAGCTAGA GAGGATCTGGATCGAGATGGTGAGGGGAAAGACTGAGATGAAGAGAATAGAGAATGAATGTAACCGAAAAGTGACGTTTTCAAAGCGCAGAAATGGTCTTTTAAAGAAAGCTCATGAGTTATCTGTTCTCTGTGATGCACAAGTTGGTGTCATAATATTCTCCCAAAAGGGAACCTTATTTGAGTTCTCATCAACTTCTTCTCA CATTTCAAAGATATTGGAACGCTACCAGGAATATACCGGAGAGTTTCCACACAACAAGTTAAGAGAGGATTATATCCAG AAACTCAAGTTTGACTCCGCAAGCATGGAAGAAAAAATTGAGATTCTTGAACTGTCTAGAAG GAAGATGCTGGGACACTGcttgagttcttcttcttttgaTGAAATCCAACAAATGGAGGACAAGCTCCATACAAGTTTGCAATGCATCCGTGTGAGAAAG ACTCAACTATTTAAGGAGCAAATCGAGCAACTACAGAGCAAG GAGAGAAACTTGCTCAAAGAAAATGCCCGATTAAGTGCAATG tatttttgtatttatatacaGGGACTTTTGGATCCTATTTATAGGTGGGATTCTCACTTTTGA
- the LOC112776528 gene encoding MADS-box protein SOC1 isoform X6, with protein sequence MCLWLKINRNKFPTTVEESPQSKLERIWIEMVRGKTEMKRIENECNRKVTFSKRRNGLLKKAHELSVLCDAQVGVIIFSQKGTLFEFSSTSSHISKILERYQEYTGEFPHNKLREDYIQKLKFDSASMEEKIEILELSRRKMLGHCLSSSSFDEIQQMEDKLHTSLQCIRVRKTQLFKEQIEQLQSKERNLLKENARLSAMGLLDPIYRWDSHF encoded by the exons ATGTGTTTGTGGCTCAAAATTAACAGGAATAAGTTTCCAACGACAGTTGAAGAATCTCCACAAAGCAAGCTAGA GAGGATCTGGATCGAGATGGTGAGGGGAAAGACTGAGATGAAGAGAATAGAGAATGAATGTAACCGAAAAGTGACGTTTTCAAAGCGCAGAAATGGTCTTTTAAAGAAAGCTCATGAGTTATCTGTTCTCTGTGATGCACAAGTTGGTGTCATAATATTCTCCCAAAAGGGAACCTTATTTGAGTTCTCATCAACTTCTTCTCA CATTTCAAAGATATTGGAACGCTACCAGGAATATACCGGAGAGTTTCCACACAACAAGTTAAGAGAGGATTATATCCAG AAACTCAAGTTTGACTCCGCAAGCATGGAAGAAAAAATTGAGATTCTTGAACTGTCTAGAAG GAAGATGCTGGGACACTGcttgagttcttcttcttttgaTGAAATCCAACAAATGGAGGACAAGCTCCATACAAGTTTGCAATGCATCCGTGTGAGAAAG ACTCAACTATTTAAGGAGCAAATCGAGCAACTACAGAGCAAG GAGAGAAACTTGCTCAAAGAAAATGCCCGATTAAGTGCAATG GGACTTTTGGATCCTATTTATAGGTGGGATTCTCACTTTTGA